In one Silene latifolia isolate original U9 population chromosome 10, ASM4854445v1, whole genome shotgun sequence genomic region, the following are encoded:
- the LOC141606935 gene encoding uncharacterized protein LOC141606935 yields MLNGAIRQDQSNTYSSTLIKDMTVSSLVQLAATMVVRTQIRLIKYNSFMTVVTFHHVKLCGGVLPLTFTTDTACFTYRITISPMSKMLFSMMMTQLMKLSKDLTGSRTKFTAWLEYNKNHSDGRDLTYCEFPNKYVWNKDTKAWTKRKKGFTLGRIYHMSPNGGERFYLRTLLNFVKGPKSYEEIRTVNEIPLPTFKEVCYALGLLGDDKEYIDAIKEASEWGSGYYLRNLFATLLLANSLVKPELVWEETWPLLSDDILYRRRRELRNLDLQLSDEQLKNYALSEIEALLQRNGSSLRKFDNMPFPDSDIHAMNSNRLLEDELSYDKEVLKKEHEVLTSSMTDEQKSVYRKIMCSVQSGQGGVFFVYGYGGTGKTFLWRTLCAAIRCKGDIVIAVASSGIAAILLPGGRTAHARLSIPINVDENSTCPGIRLGTDLAELLLRAKLIIWDEAPMVNRFCIEALDRSLRDIMRFSSEGDPEKPFGGKVVVFGGDFRQILPVVPKGSRQYIVGAAISSSPLWRYCKVRKVLKLTKNMRLQVGSSESDINEIRQFSEWILEVGDGLAGGPNDGVASFQLPEDILLHPGPNPIATIVESTYPL; encoded by the exons ATGTTGAATGGTGCAATCAGGCAAGATCAATCAAATACTTATTCAAGTACATTAATAAAGGATATGACCGTGTCATCGTTAGTGCAACTCGCAGCAACAATG GTAGTCAGGACCCAAATCAGATTGATCAAATACAACAGTTTTATGACTGTCGTTACATTTCACCATGTGAAGCTGTGTGGAGGAGTTTTGCCTTTGACATTCACTACAGACACCGCCTGTTTTACTTACCGGATTACCATCTCCCCAATGAGCAAAATGTTATTTTCCATGATGATGACCCAATTGATGAAGTTGTCGAAAGATCTCACGGGATCCAGGACAAAATTCACTGCATGGTTGGAATATAACAAAAACCATTCCGATGGTAGAGATTTGACGTATTGTGAGTTCCCAAATAAATATGTCTGGAATAAAGACACAAAGGCCTGGACTAAAAGAAAAAAGGGCTTTACTCTCGGCCGAATATATCATATGTCTCCAAATGGTGGTGAGAGATTTTATTTGAGAACCCTACTGAACTTTGTTAAAGGACCAAAATCATATGAAGAGATTCGAACTGTAAATGAAATACCTCTCCCAACTTTCAAAGAAGTTTGCTATGCTTTAGGCTTACTTGGTGATGATAAAGAGTATATCGATGCCATTAAAGAAGCGAGTGAATGGGGATCTGGATATTACCTTAGGAATCTGTTTGCTACCCTTCTGTTGGCAAACAGCTTAGTCAAGCCAGAATTAGTGTGGGAGGAGACTTGGCCACTATTATCAGATGATATCCTATACCGTAGGAGAAGAGAACTACGTAATTTAG ATCTCCAGCTGTCTGACGAGCAATTGAAAAATTACGCGTTATCTGAGATTGAAGCTTTGTTGCAAAGAAATGGTAGTTCATTGCGTAAATTTGACAACATGCCATTCCCAGATTCTGACATTCATGCTATGAATTCGAATAGGCTATTGGAAGATGAATTATCCTATGACAAGGAAGTTTTGAAGAAGGAACATGAAGTTCTCACTTCTTCCATGACTGATGAACAAAAAAGTGTTTATAGAAAAATAATGTGCTCTGTTCAAAGTGGTCAAGGTGGTGTATTTTTTGTTTATGGTTACGGTGGTACAGGTAAAACTTTTCTCTGGAGAACTTTGTGCGCTGCAATAAGGTGTAAAGGTGATATCGTTATCGCTGTTGCTTCAAGTGGCATTGCCGCTATCCTTCTTCCAGGTGGACGAACAGCCCATGCAAGACTTAGCATACCGATAAACGTAGACGAAAACTCCACCTGCCCTGGTATAAGACTAGGAACTGATTTGGCAGAGCTATTACTGAGGGCAAAGCTCATCATATGGGACGAGGCACCTATGGTTAATCGTTTTTGTATTGAAGCTCTTGATAGAAGTTTGAGAGATATCATGCGATTTTCATCAGAAGGAGATCCTGAGAAACCTTTTGGAGGGAAAGTAGTTGTGTTTGGCGGTGATTTTCGACAGATTTTGCCAGTTGTACCTAAAGGAAGCAGGCAATATATCGTTGGCGCCGCTATCAGTTCCTCTCCTTTGTGGAGATATTGCAAGGTTAGAAAG GTTCTAAAGCTCACGAAAAATATGAGACTTCAAGTTGGAAGTTCAGAGTCAGACATCAATGAAATCAGACAATTTTCGGAGTGGATTCTCGAGGTTGGAGATGGACTAGCAGGTGGCCCAAATGATGGTGTAGCTAGCTTTCAGTTGCCCGAAGATATTCTTCTTCATCCTGGTCCAAATCCAATAGCTACCATTGTAGAGAGCACTTAtccattgtaa
- the LOC141608253 gene encoding uncharacterized protein LOC141608253: MGVLHPSLKEHLGDPQYFKERAVLAPTHDIVELVNEFVLDQIDMEEKEYLSSDEISKEETNGGVRELCSTEFLNTIRCSGLPNHNLKLKVGAIVMLLRNIDQANGLCNGTRLEVTHLGKRVIGATVISGSHIGSKVYIPRITLTPSDTTRFPIKFERRQFPLAVCFAMTINKSQGQSLSRVGLYLPRPSLPMDNSYVALSRVTSKKGLKVLILDEDKGMTSTTTNVVYKEIFEKL, translated from the coding sequence atgggggtgttacatccatCTTTAAAAGAACACTTAGGTGACCCTCAATACTTCAAGGAAAGGGCTGTCCTTGCTCCTACTCACGATATCGTGGAGTTGGTAAACGAGTTTGTATTGGATCAAATTGATATGGAAGAGAAAGAATACCTAAGCTCAGATGAAATAAGTAAAGAAGAGACAAACGGTGGGGTTCGGGAACTCTGTTCCACTGAGTTTCTAAACACTATTAGATGCTCTGGTCTCCCAAATCACAACCTAAAGCTTAAAGTTGGTGCTATAGTCATGCTTCTTAGAAACATTGACCAAGCAAATGGTTTGTGCAATGGCACCCGACTAGAGGTAACTCATTTAGGAAAACGAGTTATAGGTGCAACTGTTATTTCTGGAAGTCATATTGGCAGTAAAGTGTATATTCCCCGCATCACCTTGACCCCTTCAGACACCACTAGATTCCCAATTAAGTTTGAAAGAAGACAATTTCCTTTGGCAGTTTGCTTTGCAATGACTATTAACAAGAGCCAAGGGCAATCTCTATCCCGTGTTGGTCTTTATCTTCCTAGACCGTCTTTACCCATGGACAACAGTTACGTTGCTCTCTCGCGGGTTACAAGTAAGAAAGGTCTGAAAGTCCTTATTTTAGATGAAGACAAAGGCATGACTTCTACAACAACTAATGTTGTTTACAAGGAGATTTTCGAGAAATTATGA
- the LOC141608254 gene encoding putative F-box/LRR-repeat protein At5g02700, which produces MFGENVAKMQRGTVDRISDLPDFILHNILPILDTKEVCRASVLSKRWYDVWSSIPVLDFQLQYFKKYGIMKLNLELPMVNENIELLVDKWLKIVVKSQIEELEIGIQDITIEEIETLSLPWTRKVNEAIKFVDGEIMQLNFKASPPRTFVYHGLFYSITWPWSMNVVALKSLKKLDIVCAIITDDTVF; this is translated from the exons ATGTTTGGGGAAAATGTAGCAAAGATGCAAAGGGGTACAGTTGATAGAATTTCGGATCTTCCGGATTTTATCCTGCATAATATTCTCCCAATACTCGATACCAAAGAGGTTTGTCGCGCTAGTGTATTGTCTAAGAGGTGGTATGATGTTTGGTCTTCTATTCCAGTTTTGGATTTCCAGCTTCAGTACTTTAAG AAGTATGGAATAATGAAACTTAACCTTGAGCTTCCTATGGTGAATGAAAATATAGAACTTTTGGTTGATAAATGGTTGAAGATTGTGGTGAAAAGTCAAATCGAGGAGTTGGAAATTGGAATTCAAG ATATTACAATAGAAGAGATTGAAACACTTTCACTTCCTTGGACAAGAAAAGTGAACGAGGCAATCAAATTTGTTGATGGTGAAATaatgcaattaaacttcaaagcTTCCCCACCTAGAACGTTTGTATACCATGGTCTCTTTTATAGTATTACGTGGCCATGGAGCATGAATGTGGTTGCGTTGAAGAGCTTGAAAAAGTTGGATATTGTTTGTGCTATTATAACAGATGATACAGTTTTTTAG